In Pyxicephalus adspersus chromosome 12, UCB_Pads_2.0, whole genome shotgun sequence, a genomic segment contains:
- the TDRKH gene encoding tudor and KH domain-containing protein — protein sequence MAGWSSLSTRQKVALALGVSAGAAVLCICYAKYRSGRALAAPGSKEDDHELRLKIPRNVVRRLLGGGDDVIGQLSKQTAAHMEVSQLTDSDGHSELTIRGNHNQVHRAQELLSTFLQNDNMLVELHLPAQSVSRIIGQGGQRIRDISRTSGAKIQYERQPENSFCLSRCITITGSREQVEAAKVFIQKLAEDEASILKRAADSSKFRAHRKEIIATKKRDRQPPYEECSTPNTDHSPDSFHTADSPEERPAEGAEAQNMSDNTSSICKFEVPSPDFNFHAGEYVDVCVSASENPEHFWIQILGSRSSQLDKLTLEMSDFYQKQKQDKIPEIRVGDIVAARFRDDNFWYRAEVLNVLENGSVDLYYVDYGDNWVCPKENLFPLRSDFLSLPFQAVECGLANISPNGEKWSEEALDTFDSLSHCASWSPLLAKIVSFPSPGASHFQIHLYDSSRDPMLDIGKELVRRRLAIKRRTSSEKADDETVVSELLEEVINLSKKPEPPSFTSRQEEVRRLESDESFEVMRADVEPSDDLQCSSTQSPPPELETSIKTGSLEQSMSKICLSSSDPSSSQSTASPASSADSSFSSSETSSDLSSSTCTASECPSQLSSSSSLEDSSINSPRGCFYYMTDEASTSSLHNISGEVISISSESKDETEVFLNSSADEVIVVEDQA from the exons ATGGCCGGCTGGAGCAGCCTCAGCACCAGACAGAAGGTGGCACTGGCCCTTGGGGTGTCTGCGGGTGCGGCGGTGCTCTGTATCTGCTACGCCAAATACCGGAGCGGGAGAG CATTGGCGGCCCCAGGGAGCAAAGAAGACGACCACGAGCTGAGACTGAAGATTCCCCGAAACGTGGTGAGGCGGCTCCTAGGGGGAGGGGATGATGTCATAGGTCAG CTCTCCAAGCAGACAGCAGCTCACATGGAGGTCAGCCAACTCACTGACTCTGACGGGCACTCCGAGCTGACAATCAGAGGAAACCACAACCAGGTGCACCGAGCACAGGAGCTGCTCTCAACATTCCTACAGAATGACAACATGTTAGTGGAGCTACACCTGCCTGCCCAATCTGTGTCCCGAATTATAG GACAAGGAGGACAGCGCATTCGGGACATAAGTAGAACCTCCGGAGCCAAAATCCAATACGAGCGTCAGCCGGAGAACAGCTTCTGCCTATCGAGGTGTATCACCATAACTGGTTCGCGAGAGCAAGTAGAGGCGGCCAAg GTTTTCATACAGAAACTGGCAGAAGATGAAGCCTCCATCCTGAAAAGAGCCGCAGATTCATCCAAATTCCGGGCACATCGGAAGGAGATCATCGCCACCAAGAAGAGAGATAGACAACCCCCCTATGAGGAGTGCAGCACCCCAAACACAGACCACTCACCTGACAGCTTTCACACCGCCGACTCTCCAGAGGAACGACCGGCTGAGGGCGCAGAGGCCCAAAATATGTCTGACAACACATCCAGTATCTGCAAGTTTGAAG TTCCCAGTCCCGACTTCAACTTCCATGCCGGCGAATACGTCGATGTCTGCGTGTCGGCCTCGGAGAACCCGGAGCATTTCTGGATTCAGATCCTGGGCTCCCGATCCTCGCAGCTTGACAAGCTGACTTTAGAGATGAGCGACTTCTACCAAAAGCAGAAGCAG gaCAAGATTCCAGAGATCCGGGTCGGGGATATCGTAGCAGCTCGGTTCCGTGATGATAATTTCTGGTACAGGGCAGAGGTCCTTAATGTCTTGGAGAACGGCAGTGTGGATTTATACTATGTGGACTATGGCGATAACTGGGTTtgtcctaaagagaacctgttcccACTCAG GAGCGACTTCCTTAGCCTTCCGTTCCAGGCGGTGGAGTGCGGCCTCGCCAACATCTCCCCAAATG GGGAGAAGTGGTCAGAAGAGGCGCTGGATACATTCGATTCCTTGTCACATTGTGCTTCATGGAGTCCCTTACTGGCTAAGATAGTTAGCTTTCCTTCCCCAGGGGCCTCCCACTTCCAGATTCACCTATATGATTCATCCAGGGATCCG ATGTTGGATATCGGGAAGGAGCTCGTCCGTCGGAGACTGGCAATAAAACGCCGAACAAGCTCTGAAAAGGCAGACGATGAGACGGTGGTTTCTGAGCTCTTG GAAGAAGTCATCAATCTGTCGAAGAAGCCAGAACCCCCCAGTTTCACAAGCCGACAGGAAGAGGTGCGCCGGCTTGAGTCTG ATGAATCTTTTGAAGTAATGCGGGCAGATGTGGAACCCAGTGATGACCTGCAGTGTTCCAGTACCCAGTCCCCTCCACCTGAACTCGAAACTTCCATCAAGACGGGAAGTTTGGAGCAGAGCATGTCCAAAATCTGCCTGAGCAGTAGCGACCCCTCATCCAGCCAATCCACCGCCTCTCCCGCATCCTCCGCCGActcctctttctcctcctccGAGACCTCCAGCGACCTTAGCAGCTCAACCTGTACAGCCTCCGAATGCCCCAGTCAGctgtcctcctcctcttccttggAAGATAGCAGCATCAACTCCCCTCGCGGCTGCTTCTACTACATGACCGATGAGGCGTCCACCAGCTCCCTCCACAACATCTCCGGGGAGGTCATCTCCATCAGCTCCGAAAGCAAGGATGAAACCG AGGTTTTCCTGAATTCTTCTGCTGATGAGGTTATCGTGGTGGAAGACCAGGCCTAA